A genomic region of Paenibacillus sp. PL2-23 contains the following coding sequences:
- a CDS encoding DoxX-like family protein: protein MKGNPIYVELDIAADMESLWRHTQEPALHQQWDLRFTEINYLPKEAEGQPQRFLYRTRIGFGLHIQGTGEARTPPWSTSGQRMSTLVFGSAQPISLISQGGGYWRYKPNGAGVTFSTSFHYETRFGKLGRLLDGLLFRPFFGYATAWSFDRLRLWLERGLTPAVSLKLAAVHYMSVAAITMLWLFEGLVPKLLYPEGGELAIYSATGLFPGAEEILLPALGITELAAGAAVLIWHRKLIVYAVSLGLLILLGAAACIGAPELLASPFNPLTTSMPMAVLCLIAAMTADGVPSARRCRRRLREESGQRGGGHDAIDL, encoded by the coding sequence ATGAAAGGGAACCCGATATATGTGGAGCTGGATATCGCAGCAGACATGGAGAGCTTATGGCGTCATACGCAGGAGCCGGCGCTGCATCAGCAGTGGGATTTGCGCTTTACGGAGATCAACTACCTCCCCAAGGAGGCGGAGGGCCAGCCGCAGCGCTTTCTGTACCGGACCCGAATCGGCTTCGGGCTCCATATACAAGGGACCGGTGAAGCTCGCACACCCCCCTGGTCAACGTCAGGGCAGCGGATGTCTACACTCGTATTCGGCTCCGCACAGCCGATATCGCTCATAAGCCAAGGCGGCGGCTACTGGCGCTACAAGCCGAACGGCGCTGGTGTTACGTTCAGCACCAGCTTCCATTATGAGACGCGCTTCGGCAAGCTTGGCAGACTGCTGGACGGGCTGCTATTCCGTCCCTTCTTCGGTTATGCCACGGCTTGGAGCTTCGACCGGCTGCGGCTGTGGCTGGAGCGCGGGCTTACGCCGGCTGTCAGCCTCAAGCTGGCCGCTGTCCACTATATGAGTGTTGCTGCGATCACGATGTTATGGCTGTTCGAGGGACTTGTGCCCAAGCTGCTGTATCCGGAGGGCGGCGAGCTGGCCATCTATTCCGCGACGGGACTATTCCCGGGGGCAGAGGAGATACTCCTGCCCGCGCTGGGGATTACGGAGCTGGCGGCAGGAGCGGCAGTGCTGATCTGGCACAGGAAGCTAATTGTATACGCGGTGTCATTGGGGTTGCTGATCCTGCTTGGAGCAGCGGCATGTATAGGGGCGCCGGAGCTTCTGGCTTCGCCGTTTAATCCTTTGACGACAAGCATGCCCATGGCCGTGCTGTGCCTGATTGCGGCAATGACGGCTGATGGTGTTCCGAGCGCGCGAAGATGCCGGCGCCGATTACGGGAAGAGAGTGGACAGAGGGGAGGCGGGCATGATGCCATCGATCTATGA
- a CDS encoding AraC family transcriptional regulator produces the protein MSAIVSTNLNDGSLYFVYRRVSMDNRHKETFHSHRGLEILFIHQGRGTMIVNNVSYAIRPGMLCVFQPFQLHHLQLEYTEGQTFERSLVIFEPSRYASYMANWPSLHAFFNRLWSSVLPAPCIYGIDEQSEVVAAYRSMQLSLPTLSEADQHEEASLFLIQLIRSLKPLWLEQQDKQPASALRMRRNHQAELMLEWLEGHYALPFHLEDMAKELHLSTYHLSHSFKEAVGVSMTEYIAARRMHQAVILLTTTDKPITLIAEEIGITNSSYFCKFFKSRMGTTPHQYRKRSGG, from the coding sequence TTGTCAGCTATCGTAAGCACGAATCTGAATGATGGCTCCTTATATTTCGTATACCGGCGCGTCAGCATGGACAACCGTCACAAGGAGACCTTTCACTCCCATCGCGGGCTGGAAATCCTGTTCATTCACCAGGGCCGGGGCACGATGATCGTCAACAATGTCAGCTATGCTATACGCCCGGGTATGCTGTGCGTCTTCCAGCCCTTCCAGCTCCATCACCTTCAGCTGGAATACACGGAGGGCCAGACGTTTGAACGCTCCCTCGTCATTTTTGAGCCGTCGCGTTATGCGTCTTATATGGCCAATTGGCCTTCGCTTCACGCCTTCTTCAACCGGCTGTGGTCCAGCGTGCTTCCCGCTCCCTGCATCTACGGCATAGACGAGCAGAGCGAGGTTGTTGCCGCGTACCGAAGCATGCAGCTTAGCTTGCCAACTCTGTCAGAGGCGGATCAGCATGAAGAAGCTTCATTATTCCTCATTCAGCTGATTCGCAGCCTCAAGCCCTTATGGCTGGAGCAGCAGGACAAGCAGCCAGCCTCCGCCTTGCGCATGCGCAGAAATCATCAGGCTGAGCTCATGCTGGAATGGCTGGAGGGCCACTATGCGCTGCCCTTCCATCTGGAGGATATGGCGAAGGAGCTGCACCTCTCCACCTATCATCTGTCCCATTCTTTCAAGGAGGCTGTCGGCGTCAGCATGACAGAATATATCGCCGCGCGCAGAATGCACCAGGCCGTTATCCTGCTTACGACGACGGATAAGCCCATTACGCTGATTGCCGAAGAAATCGGCATTACGAACAGCTCTTATTTCTGCAAGTTTTTCAAATCCCGAATGGGCACAACGCCGCATCAGTACCGCAAGCGCTCAGGGGGCTGA
- a CDS encoding HAMP domain-containing sensor histidine kinase, producing MIYYFLALLATAAVLLASDIRSSTNRWGAFFLLFAAIGGLSGAAREAGLEGAARAIEFLNLTVTPCGVLAFAISYADVGKRGQQRPRLPQWLLFLPVPIMLAAGFGQAEFRIHNLLLLLWSGPYYLLACYLLLRSLWRERDERRRRARLIATVLIVPTLLAVLGFIYVARVVSPAFAFFDYISFFIAYSLAAGVLLAFVYGVLGVKLRMERDPLESAMKAASSGTQLLNHTIKNEIGKIAISADNLRHTLPEGVREEASAHLGMIDRASGHMLAMVGRIHSQTKDIVLQERPVRLDELAAMVMREHQERLPSDGVAMEIQLRCQPTVICDPVHIREAFGNLLSNAIEAVPPGSGHIVVRVDTVKRSVRLSVDDNGPGIPHAQADRLFEPFYSTKNGSEHFGLGLSYVYQVMRECGGTVAMVNREGGGTTASLVFPRRKVMRVDMKEENDDGGTH from the coding sequence ATGATTTATTATTTTTTGGCCTTGCTGGCAACCGCGGCTGTGCTGCTGGCGAGCGATATTCGGAGCAGCACGAACCGCTGGGGCGCGTTTTTTCTGCTGTTCGCGGCCATCGGCGGCTTGTCTGGGGCAGCCAGGGAAGCGGGGCTGGAGGGTGCGGCGCGCGCCATCGAGTTTCTGAATTTGACAGTAACGCCATGCGGCGTGCTGGCGTTCGCCATCTCCTATGCGGATGTCGGCAAGCGCGGCCAGCAGCGGCCGCGCTTGCCGCAGTGGCTGTTATTCCTGCCGGTTCCGATCATGCTGGCGGCGGGCTTTGGGCAAGCGGAATTTCGTATCCATAACCTGCTGCTTCTGCTGTGGAGCGGACCTTATTATTTGCTCGCCTGCTATTTGCTGCTGCGGTCCCTATGGCGAGAGCGGGATGAGCGCAGAAGGCGAGCCCGTCTGATCGCTACCGTTCTGATTGTTCCGACGCTTCTTGCGGTGCTGGGCTTCATCTATGTGGCTAGAGTGGTCTCGCCGGCCTTTGCTTTTTTCGACTACATATCCTTTTTTATTGCTTATTCGCTGGCGGCTGGGGTGCTGCTCGCTTTTGTATATGGTGTGCTTGGAGTGAAGCTGCGAATGGAGCGCGATCCGCTGGAAAGCGCGATGAAGGCGGCCAGCTCGGGCACCCAGCTATTGAATCACACGATCAAAAATGAAATTGGCAAAATCGCGATCAGCGCGGATAACCTCCGCCATACGCTGCCGGAGGGCGTTCGCGAGGAGGCGAGCGCGCACCTTGGCATGATTGACCGCGCCTCCGGCCATATGCTGGCCATGGTGGGCCGCATTCACAGCCAGACCAAGGACATTGTCCTGCAGGAGCGGCCGGTTCGACTGGACGAGCTGGCCGCTATGGTCATGCGGGAGCATCAGGAGCGTCTGCCAAGCGACGGTGTTGCAATGGAAATCCAGCTCCGCTGCCAGCCTACGGTGATCTGCGATCCCGTCCATATCCGCGAGGCGTTCGGCAATTTGCTGTCCAATGCGATAGAGGCGGTGCCTCCTGGCAGCGGGCATATCGTGGTGCGGGTGGATACGGTCAAGCGAAGCGTGCGGCTGTCGGTCGACGACAACGGTCCGGGCATTCCGCACGCGCAGGCGGACCGGCTGTTCGAGCCGTTCTACAGCACGAAGAACGGCTCCGAGCATTTTGGACTGGGACTATCCTATGTCTATCAAGTGATGCGGGAGTGCGGCGGGACGGTTGCAATGGTGAATCGGGAAGGCGGCGGGACAACGGCTTCGCTTGTTTTTCCCCGGAGGAAGGTCATGCGGGTGGACATGAAGGAGGAGAACGATGACGGCGGAACCCATTAA
- a CDS encoding Gfo/Idh/MocA family oxidoreductase has translation MDNNKSGMFYVPEGKPEPVCSPGEFQFAAIGLDHGHIYGMSQGLIEAGGQLSWVYDPDPQKVQAFQRQFPGVKVARSEGEILQDSNLQLVAGAAIPSERCALGLRVMAHGKDYFTDKAPLTTLEQLEQAKRAVAETKRKYAVYYSERLHVESAVYAGVLIERDAIGRVVQVLGLGPHRVNAGSRPEWFFDKERFGGILCDIGSHQIEQFLYYTGARNAEVVHSKTANYHHKGHPAFEDYGDASLIADNGATGYVRVDWFTPNGLSTWGDGRTVILGTEGYIELRKYVDIGREKRGGNVYLVNGEGEYYWNVSGQVGHPYFGQLILDCFHRTENAMTQEHAFKAAELCLIAQRDAVKVE, from the coding sequence ATGGACAACAACAAAAGCGGAATGTTTTATGTACCGGAGGGCAAGCCGGAGCCGGTATGCTCGCCTGGCGAATTCCAATTTGCGGCTATTGGGCTGGATCACGGTCATATTTATGGGATGAGCCAAGGGCTTATTGAGGCTGGCGGCCAGCTTAGCTGGGTGTATGATCCCGATCCGCAGAAGGTGCAGGCCTTCCAGAGACAGTTCCCGGGCGTTAAGGTCGCCCGCTCGGAGGGGGAAATTTTGCAGGATTCCAACCTTCAGCTTGTTGCGGGGGCTGCCATTCCTTCCGAGCGTTGTGCGCTGGGGCTGAGGGTCATGGCGCATGGGAAGGACTATTTTACAGATAAGGCACCTCTTACGACGCTTGAACAGCTGGAGCAGGCGAAGCGGGCGGTGGCCGAGACGAAGCGCAAATACGCGGTCTACTACAGCGAGCGGCTCCATGTGGAGAGCGCTGTATACGCTGGGGTGCTTATCGAGCGGGACGCAATCGGGCGTGTCGTGCAGGTGTTGGGACTGGGACCCCATCGTGTGAACGCCGGCAGCCGTCCGGAATGGTTCTTCGACAAGGAACGGTTCGGAGGCATTCTATGCGATATTGGCAGCCATCAGATCGAGCAGTTCCTCTATTATACCGGGGCCCGGAATGCCGAGGTTGTGCACAGCAAAACAGCGAACTACCATCACAAGGGGCACCCCGCGTTCGAGGATTACGGCGACGCCTCCTTGATCGCAGACAATGGAGCAACGGGGTATGTGCGGGTAGACTGGTTCACCCCTAACGGACTGAGCACATGGGGGGATGGCCGTACTGTCATTCTGGGGACGGAAGGCTATATAGAGCTGCGCAAATATGTGGACATCGGCAGGGAGAAGAGAGGCGGCAACGTCTATCTGGTGAATGGAGAAGGCGAATATTATTGGAATGTGTCGGGTCAGGTAGGCCATCCGTATTTCGGCCAGCTCATTCTCGACTGCTTCCACCGTACCGAAAACGCGATGACGCAGGAGCACGCCTTCAAGGCGGCTGAGTTATGCCTGATCGCCCAGCGGGACGCGGTGAAGGTGGAATAG
- a CDS encoding MMPL family transporter: MSKLLYRLGKSAYNRPWAFIVSWLLVIGVVVAMLGVNGMNVSSEMKIDGTESQKVLDMLEQELPEASGGQASVLFTAPEGERLDSPERISAITEAVNKVYELEYIINPAELAAAAGVSLSGDAAQGAGAAGGAAQAGQGADAAAAAGAQGADGTAGTPMELPPYMPLMVDGMPVPGVLIATDGSIALFQFQFTVQQNSLPAGVTDSVVEAVTESMEGSGVTPLPSDSLKAVEVPIGINEVFGLILAAIVLVMTLGSLVAAGLPIITALFGVGIGVGGAFAFSSFVTMTSFTPVLALMIGLAVGIDYALFIVNRQRRLIFDQGLTAREAAARAVGTAGSAVFFAGLTVIIALCGLLVIGISFLSMMAIVASVTVFLSVLIALTLLPALLGLVGERICSKKAREKNSSSNHSHKVSNGWVKGVVKFRWLVIVAVIVILGAAAIPAAKMELGIPSGASANLDTPARQSYDAISAGFGEGFNGPLLIVAEAKSGTIAPEALGGIAQEIGQYDNVSVVTPVGMNKDGSIAILSLIPHTGPTDSETKDLVQELRASDSPIAETYNVELGVTGFTAINIDMSSRLAEVFPTYIGVIVVLSLIILLLVFRSILVPIKATAGFLLSILATFGITTAIFQWGWSSELFGVDTGGPLMSFIPILVTGILYGLAMDYQVFLVSSMRESYVHGQRGRDSVIQGYNHASRVVVAAAVIMVAVFAGFVLTHDIMIKQIGFALAIGILIDAFFVRMALVPAIMALFGDKAWWLPKWLDRMLPNLDVEGDKLIAELHAAEGKDTGKVVKVAAKTKA; this comes from the coding sequence ATGTCCAAATTATTGTACAGATTAGGCAAGTCCGCCTACAACAGGCCGTGGGCGTTTATCGTGAGCTGGCTGCTGGTAATCGGCGTGGTTGTCGCGATGCTCGGCGTTAACGGCATGAACGTCAGCTCCGAGATGAAGATTGACGGCACAGAGTCTCAGAAGGTGCTGGATATGCTGGAGCAGGAGCTGCCGGAAGCGTCCGGGGGGCAGGCCAGCGTCCTGTTCACCGCGCCTGAAGGCGAGCGGCTGGATTCTCCTGAACGGATCTCCGCCATTACCGAAGCGGTGAACAAGGTATACGAGCTGGAATATATCATTAACCCAGCGGAATTGGCTGCGGCCGCCGGAGTTTCCTTGTCCGGGGACGCTGCCCAAGGGGCAGGCGCTGCGGGCGGCGCCGCTCAAGCGGGCCAAGGCGCGGATGCTGCAGCTGCGGCCGGCGCGCAAGGCGCAGACGGGACGGCTGGCACTCCGATGGAGCTGCCGCCATACATGCCTCTGATGGTGGACGGCATGCCGGTGCCAGGCGTCCTTATCGCCACAGACGGCAGCATCGCGTTGTTCCAATTCCAGTTCACGGTGCAGCAGAACTCGCTCCCGGCGGGCGTCACAGACTCCGTTGTGGAAGCTGTTACGGAATCCATGGAAGGCTCCGGCGTCACACCGCTGCCAAGCGACTCGCTCAAAGCGGTAGAGGTGCCTATCGGCATTAATGAAGTGTTCGGCCTCATTCTTGCAGCCATTGTATTGGTCATGACGCTGGGCTCTCTGGTGGCGGCAGGCTTGCCGATCATCACTGCCCTGTTCGGAGTCGGAATTGGCGTTGGCGGCGCGTTCGCCTTCTCCAGCTTCGTTACGATGACCTCCTTTACACCTGTGCTTGCTCTGATGATCGGCCTTGCGGTCGGCATCGACTACGCCCTATTTATCGTGAATCGCCAGCGCCGCCTCATCTTCGATCAAGGCCTGACGGCGCGTGAAGCAGCCGCTCGCGCGGTTGGGACGGCAGGCAGCGCAGTATTCTTCGCAGGCTTGACGGTTATTATTGCTCTGTGCGGCTTGCTTGTCATCGGCATTTCCTTCTTAAGCATGATGGCAATTGTGGCTTCGGTCACCGTATTCCTCAGCGTGCTTATCGCACTGACGCTGCTTCCGGCGCTGCTCGGCCTTGTGGGCGAACGTATCTGCTCGAAGAAGGCGCGCGAGAAGAACAGCTCCAGCAACCATTCGCACAAGGTTTCGAACGGCTGGGTGAAGGGCGTCGTCAAGTTCCGCTGGCTGGTCATTGTCGCGGTCATTGTCATTCTGGGCGCTGCGGCGATTCCCGCCGCCAAGATGGAGCTCGGCATCCCTTCCGGCGCAAGCGCCAATCTAGATACGCCCGCTCGCCAGAGCTACGACGCCATCTCCGCCGGATTCGGCGAAGGCTTCAACGGACCGCTGCTCATTGTGGCGGAGGCGAAGTCCGGCACCATTGCGCCGGAAGCGCTGGGCGGCATCGCACAGGAAATAGGCCAATACGACAACGTATCCGTCGTAACGCCGGTTGGCATGAACAAGGACGGCAGCATCGCCATTCTGAGCCTTATTCCGCATACAGGTCCCACAGATTCTGAGACGAAGGACCTTGTGCAGGAGCTTAGAGCCTCCGATTCGCCAATCGCGGAGACATACAACGTAGAGCTCGGGGTGACGGGCTTCACCGCCATCAACATCGACATGTCCTCGCGACTGGCTGAAGTATTCCCGACGTATATCGGAGTCATCGTCGTGCTGTCGCTGATTATTCTGCTGCTGGTATTCCGCTCCATTCTCGTGCCGATCAAGGCTACCGCAGGCTTCCTGCTCAGCATATTGGCCACCTTCGGCATTACGACCGCCATCTTCCAATGGGGCTGGTCCAGCGAGCTGTTTGGCGTGGATACAGGCGGTCCGCTGATGAGCTTTATCCCTATTCTGGTGACGGGCATTCTGTATGGACTTGCCATGGATTATCAGGTGTTCCTCGTCTCCTCCATGCGCGAATCCTATGTGCACGGACAGCGAGGACGGGACAGCGTCATTCAGGGCTACAACCACGCCAGCCGCGTCGTTGTCGCGGCTGCCGTCATCATGGTTGCCGTATTCGCCGGCTTCGTGCTTACGCATGACATCATGATCAAACAAATCGGCTTCGCCCTTGCGATCGGCATTCTGATTGACGCCTTCTTCGTCCGCATGGCGCTTGTGCCGGCGATCATGGCCCTGTTCGGCGACAAAGCCTGGTGGCTGCCGAAGTGGCTTGACCGCATGCTGCCGAATCTCGACGTCGAAGGCGACAAGCTGATTGCCGAGCTTCACGCTGCAGAAGGCAAGGATACCGGAAAAGTCGTGAAGGTAGCCGCCAAGACAAAAGCCTAA
- a CDS encoding DUF4166 domain-containing protein, whose translation MPSIYELVLGDEFRRLHPRIQERFGFSSADRVASIGTGVMERIWYAKVAALPLYWGTKRHIMFPQGGKGVPFTIENFAYLDQFGRETVTWIRKFKFPQAIRRFDATMIYSGERERIVDYLGNKQHLAVDLQISAAPNGGIRIRSGEQRFYEGLLQFRFPAGLTGVADVCEWYDDRAERYRISVEVNNPLLGTVFQYEGSFQARLVDTSPEHIPLDVKPLREEKRE comes from the coding sequence ATGCCATCGATCTATGAGCTGGTGCTGGGCGATGAGTTCCGCAGGCTGCATCCCCGCATCCAGGAGCGCTTCGGCTTCAGCAGCGCAGACCGCGTCGCTTCTATCGGGACAGGGGTGATGGAGCGCATCTGGTATGCCAAGGTGGCAGCGCTGCCGCTTTATTGGGGCACGAAGCGCCATATTATGTTTCCTCAAGGGGGGAAGGGCGTTCCGTTTACGATTGAGAACTTCGCTTACCTTGATCAATTCGGAAGAGAGACGGTAACGTGGATTCGCAAGTTCAAGTTCCCCCAGGCCATTCGCCGCTTCGACGCAACCATGATCTACAGCGGCGAGCGGGAGCGGATCGTCGATTACTTGGGCAACAAGCAGCATCTGGCCGTCGACCTGCAGATCAGCGCCGCTCCTAACGGCGGCATCCGGATCCGCTCGGGCGAGCAGAGATTCTATGAGGGGCTGCTGCAGTTTCGGTTCCCTGCAGGGTTGACCGGCGTTGCCGATGTATGCGAATGGTATGACGACCGGGCGGAGCGGTATCGCATCTCCGTGGAGGTGAACAATCCGCTGCTGGGCACCGTGTTCCAATACGAGGGCTCCTTCCAGGCTCGCCTGGTCGACACGTCCCCTGAGCATATTCCGCTCGACGTGAAGCCGCTCCGCGAGGAGAAGCGGGAGTGA
- a CDS encoding response regulator transcription factor has protein sequence MTAEPIKVLIVEDDPDWIKAMTSYLNREPDMLVVGAAVTSEEALRLAEALSFDVVLMDIQLTKGGFEGIYTAMEIHDIRPAKIIMLTSVTDEEVMTQAFTAGAVNYVEKTRYQELPSAIRGAYRQPAAMDALLKEFARLKREEQLQRLTPAEREVFELIEKGYTGPEIERKLYKAESTLKNQVNKMLKKLGVRSSKEAVELVRRKGLFRKRDGR, from the coding sequence ATGACGGCGGAACCCATTAAGGTGCTCATTGTAGAGGATGATCCAGACTGGATTAAGGCGATGACGTCGTACCTGAACAGGGAGCCGGATATGCTGGTAGTAGGAGCTGCCGTTACGTCCGAGGAGGCGCTGCGGCTGGCAGAGGCATTATCGTTCGATGTGGTGCTTATGGACATTCAGCTGACCAAGGGCGGCTTCGAAGGCATCTACACCGCGATGGAAATTCATGATATACGTCCGGCCAAAATCATTATGCTCACATCGGTGACCGATGAAGAGGTCATGACGCAAGCGTTCACCGCCGGGGCAGTCAACTATGTGGAGAAAACGCGCTATCAGGAGCTGCCCTCCGCGATTCGCGGCGCCTATCGACAGCCTGCTGCCATGGACGCGCTGCTGAAGGAATTTGCAAGGCTGAAGCGCGAGGAGCAGCTTCAGAGGCTGACGCCCGCGGAGCGCGAGGTGTTCGAGCTGATCGAGAAGGGGTATACGGGGCCCGAGATCGAGAGGAAGCTGTACAAGGCGGAGAGCACGCTGAAGAATCAGGTGAACAAGATGCTGAAGAAGCTTGGCGTGAGGAGCAGCAAGGAAGCGGTGGAGCTGGTGCGCCGGAAGGGCCTGTTCCGCAAGCGGGATGGGCGATAA
- a CDS encoding Gfo/Idh/MocA family oxidoreductase produces MLKVAIIGAGAISTAHIEGYLTFRERCEIVAISDVYPDKARSRAEQFGLHAKVVADYRELLSEDIDLVSICTPPYTHADIAVDFLCAGSHVLIEKPMAASLEECDRINAAARQSGRIVSVIAQNRFRNPMMKLKAVLDSGLAGRIVHAQVDSHWWRGHCYYDLWWRGTWEKEGGGPTLNHAVHHIDALLWMRGRPSQVQAFMSNVAHDNAEIEDLSLAMLRYPDGSLGQVTSSVVHHGEEQQLVFQGLNARISAPWKLTASVSRPNGFPEKDGELEDQIQSLYASLPELAHEGHTAQIDDVLTAMETGASVLIDGDSGRDTLELIMAIYKSASTGETVSLPLQPDDPFYTREGVLRNAVYFYEKKGHIENFADSTITMGSSLEERKA; encoded by the coding sequence ATGTTGAAGGTGGCTATAATCGGCGCAGGAGCTATATCGACGGCTCATATAGAGGGGTATCTGACATTCAGAGAGCGCTGCGAGATTGTTGCGATTAGCGATGTTTATCCCGATAAAGCAAGGTCAAGAGCGGAGCAGTTCGGCCTGCATGCCAAGGTGGTTGCGGATTACAGGGAGCTGTTGAGCGAGGACATTGACCTGGTCTCCATCTGCACACCGCCGTATACGCATGCGGATATTGCCGTTGATTTCTTGTGCGCGGGCAGCCATGTGCTGATCGAGAAGCCGATGGCCGCTTCGCTTGAGGAATGTGATCGAATCAACGCTGCCGCCCGCCAAAGCGGGAGAATCGTATCCGTTATTGCGCAGAACCGGTTCCGCAACCCTATGATGAAGCTCAAGGCGGTGCTGGACAGCGGACTCGCGGGCCGGATTGTGCACGCGCAGGTGGATTCCCACTGGTGGCGCGGACACTGCTATTATGACTTGTGGTGGCGCGGCACATGGGAGAAGGAGGGCGGGGGACCGACTCTGAATCATGCCGTACACCATATCGACGCCCTGCTGTGGATGCGGGGACGGCCAAGCCAGGTGCAGGCCTTCATGAGCAATGTCGCGCATGATAATGCGGAAATCGAGGATTTGTCTCTGGCCATGCTGCGGTATCCGGACGGTTCGCTTGGGCAAGTGACAAGCTCGGTTGTCCACCATGGCGAGGAGCAGCAGCTGGTGTTCCAGGGGCTGAACGCTCGGATCTCCGCGCCGTGGAAGCTGACAGCCTCAGTCTCACGACCGAACGGCTTTCCCGAGAAGGATGGGGAGCTGGAAGACCAAATCCAAAGCCTGTACGCCAGCTTGCCTGAGCTTGCGCATGAGGGTCATACGGCGCAGATTGACGATGTGCTGACGGCAATGGAGACGGGGGCGTCGGTGCTCATCGACGGCGACAGCGGACGCGATACGCTGGAGCTGATTATGGCTATTTACAAGTCTGCCAGCACAGGGGAGACCGTCAGCCTGCCTTTGCAGCCGGACGATCCTTTCTATACGCGGGAGGGCGTGCTGCGGAATGCGGTCTACTTCTACGAGAAGAAGGGACATATCGAGAATTTTGCAGATTCCACCATAACGATGGGAAGCAGTCTTGAGGAGAGGAAGGCTTAG